One genomic window of Coraliomargarita sinensis includes the following:
- a CDS encoding thymidine phosphorylase, translating to MRKKIISARKFIKPSYSYLLEKKRDGGEFSDEEIRYIVDSILDEEMPEYQQAAFAMAVYFQGMSAQETAVFAEEMMLSGEVIDLTRITRPKIDKYSTGGVGDKTTLVLAPLAAAAGVVMPTMNGVDEEHVISNLDKLSAIPKFNPVLDLKGFKAQLKKVGCTFIQQDEEIAPVDSILYKMRLQTGTIPSLPLITGSVLSRKLAEGAEGLVIDVKWGNGSFIKDVEQAKQLARSITRVGRSMKRRCVALVTDMNQPLGDTVGTALELKEAIDLLKGEGPEDLQELVLKLGMEIVRLAGVAGSTLSAKQTVQRHLKDGSALEKFKEMVEAQGGDTSVIDDPDKFPTAKHIRKLPAPKRGYVHTINAGLIAEGVAKLAKKKNGKYDPAVGVSEIKKVGTQVKQGEPLMMIHYNDEAKMEEALEFLKTAYRLAPKRPNPPELIVERVA from the coding sequence GAAATCCGTTATATCGTCGATTCCATTCTCGACGAGGAAATGCCGGAATATCAACAAGCTGCCTTTGCCATGGCGGTTTATTTCCAGGGCATGTCGGCTCAGGAAACCGCAGTTTTTGCCGAAGAAATGATGCTCTCCGGCGAAGTAATCGATTTGACACGGATTACCCGTCCTAAGATCGACAAATATTCCACCGGCGGTGTCGGGGACAAGACGACACTGGTTCTGGCCCCGCTTGCCGCGGCCGCAGGTGTGGTGATGCCCACCATGAACGGGGTCGACGAAGAGCATGTCATCAGCAATCTCGACAAGCTCTCCGCCATTCCGAAATTCAACCCGGTTCTGGACCTCAAGGGTTTTAAGGCTCAGCTTAAGAAAGTCGGCTGCACCTTTATCCAGCAGGATGAGGAGATCGCACCCGTGGACAGTATTCTCTACAAGATGCGCCTGCAGACCGGTACGATCCCGAGCTTGCCGCTCATCACCGGTTCGGTGCTCAGCCGTAAGCTGGCGGAAGGGGCCGAAGGGCTCGTCATCGACGTGAAGTGGGGCAACGGTTCCTTCATCAAAGATGTGGAGCAGGCCAAACAGCTCGCCCGTTCCATTACCCGCGTCGGCCGCTCGATGAAGCGCCGCTGCGTGGCACTGGTGACGGATATGAATCAACCGCTTGGCGACACCGTAGGCACCGCCCTCGAACTGAAGGAGGCAATCGACCTTCTCAAGGGCGAAGGTCCGGAAGATTTGCAGGAGCTTGTGCTCAAGCTCGGCATGGAAATCGTCCGTCTCGCCGGTGTGGCCGGGTCCACTCTCTCGGCCAAGCAAACCGTCCAGCGTCACCTCAAGGACGGCTCCGCCCTCGAAAAGTTCAAGGAGATGGTCGAAGCACAGGGAGGTGATACTTCCGTGATTGATGATCCGGACAAGTTCCCGACCGCGAAGCACATCCGTAAACTGCCCGCACCGAAGCGCGGCTACGTGCACACCATTAATGCCGGGCTCATCGCCGAAGGTGTGGCCAAGCTGGCCAAGAAGAAGAACGGCAAGTACGATCCGGCCGTCGGTGTTTCCGAAATCAAGAAGGTGGGTACGCAGGTCAAGCAGGGTGAGCCACTCATGATGATCCACTACAACGATGAAGCCAAGATGGAAGAGGCCCTCGAGTTCCTCAAGACCGCCTACCGCCTGGCACCGAAGCGCCCGAACCCACCGGAGCTCATCGTCGAGCGCGTGGCTTAA